One segment of Anatilimnocola aggregata DNA contains the following:
- a CDS encoding hybrid sensor histidine kinase/response regulator, which translates to MSELSPQPMVAVDGTTHIVSYVNPAFIQLVGKAGTDLVGRPFADAVPEGARNGCLELLDRVFRTGVAENLGEQEHRQLQPQPVYWSYAMWAILGANEQPVGVMIQVTDTTETALFRQKSVAMNESLLISAKRQHELTEVAEALSVRLQSAVRGRDHFLAVLSHELRNPLSAFSTGLQLLKLSAGDLDLAENTRDMMERQLRQMLRLVDDLLDISRITTGKLKLHKESVGLASVVRDAVEASRAQIESGGHHLTVTLPPSPIMLDGDPARLSQVFLNLLNNAAKYSEPGGSIQLTARLDGSEVEISVRDKGIGIPAAKLPHIFEAFVQVDTSWRRTQGGMGIGLSLVKEFVELHGGRVEVRSEGLGQGSEFLVRFPVFVGAAVEPIDRLEIPSGPRRRILVVDDNRDAAATLAMMLKIMGHEVRKADEGEAAVTAAEEFRPELVLMDLGMPNVDGFEAARRIRAQPWGQKIILVALTGWGAERDRQRTQEAGFNRHLVKPVEMDALMRMLAEMPLS; encoded by the coding sequence TTGTCCGAATTGTCGCCTCAGCCGATGGTGGCCGTGGATGGGACAACGCATATCGTGTCGTATGTGAATCCCGCGTTCATCCAGCTGGTCGGGAAAGCGGGAACGGATCTCGTTGGCCGGCCATTTGCCGATGCAGTCCCCGAGGGAGCCCGGAACGGATGCCTGGAACTGCTCGACCGTGTCTTTCGCACCGGTGTCGCCGAAAATCTGGGGGAGCAGGAACACCGCCAACTGCAGCCCCAACCCGTTTATTGGTCATACGCGATGTGGGCGATCCTAGGCGCAAACGAGCAACCGGTCGGCGTCATGATCCAGGTAACGGATACCACCGAGACCGCGCTTTTCCGTCAGAAGTCTGTTGCGATGAACGAGTCCCTCCTCATCTCCGCAAAGCGGCAACATGAACTCACGGAAGTTGCGGAAGCGCTCAGTGTGAGGCTGCAGTCTGCGGTTCGCGGTCGAGACCACTTTCTCGCGGTACTAAGCCATGAGCTTCGCAATCCCCTCTCCGCGTTCAGCACCGGACTACAACTCCTCAAGCTGAGTGCAGGGGATCTGGACCTGGCAGAAAATACCAGAGACATGATGGAACGACAGTTGAGGCAGATGTTGCGATTAGTCGACGACTTGCTCGACATCAGCCGCATCACGACAGGCAAATTGAAACTCCACAAGGAGAGTGTTGGGCTTGCGTCAGTCGTGCGTGATGCCGTGGAGGCAAGCCGCGCGCAAATCGAGAGTGGGGGTCACCACTTGACCGTTACGCTACCGCCGAGCCCGATCATGCTCGACGGCGACCCTGCTCGACTCTCCCAAGTATTCCTGAACTTACTGAACAACGCTGCCAAATACAGTGAGCCGGGCGGGAGCATCCAGCTAACCGCCAGGCTAGATGGTAGCGAAGTTGAGATCAGCGTTCGGGACAAAGGAATCGGAATCCCCGCAGCGAAACTCCCTCACATTTTTGAAGCGTTTGTGCAAGTGGACACATCATGGCGACGCACGCAGGGCGGGATGGGAATCGGATTGTCGCTAGTTAAAGAATTCGTCGAACTGCACGGCGGACGAGTAGAGGTTCGCAGTGAGGGTCTCGGACAAGGCAGCGAGTTCCTCGTGCGCTTTCCAGTATTTGTGGGCGCTGCCGTCGAGCCGATCGACCGCTTAGAGATCCCGAGCGGGCCGCGCCGACGCATCCTTGTAGTGGACGATAACAGGGACGCAGCGGCAACGCTTGCCATGATGCTGAAAATCATGGGACACGAGGTACGAAAGGCGGATGAAGGAGAGGCGGCTGTGACCGCCGCGGAGGAATTCCGACCGGAACTAGTTCTGATGGATCTGGGGATGCCAAACGTGGACGGCTTTGAAGCTGCCCGCCGCATTCGGGCACAGCCGTGGGGGCAAAAAATAATCCTCGTAGCCCTTACTGGATGGGGCGCTGAGCGTGACCGACAGCGAACGCAGGAGGCCGGGTTCAATCGGCACCTCGTCAAGCCTGTGGAGATGGACGCACTGATGAGAATGCTCGCGGAAATGCCACTTTCTTGA
- the arsD gene encoding arsenite efflux transporter metallochaperone ArsD has product MTFQVFDKPMCCSTGVCGTQVDQTLVRFAADLDWLRRNGVQVERYSLSQQPSEFAQKADVRTALQTKGTNALPIIRVDGKIVCQGMYPSRNLLASWGHVALQDEAPASTV; this is encoded by the coding sequence ATGACCTTCCAAGTATTCGATAAGCCAATGTGTTGTTCGACGGGTGTTTGCGGGACGCAAGTCGATCAGACGCTAGTGCGCTTTGCAGCCGACCTCGATTGGCTACGCCGTAACGGGGTGCAGGTAGAGCGTTATAGCCTCTCTCAGCAACCGAGCGAATTTGCCCAGAAAGCCGACGTGCGCACCGCGCTGCAAACCAAAGGTACGAACGCTTTGCCCATTATTCGAGTCGACGGGAAGATCGTCTGCCAAGGGATGTATCCGAGTCGCAATTTGCTCGCGTCCTGGGGGCATGTGGCTCTTCAAGACGAGGCTCCGGCTTCCACGGTCTAA
- a CDS encoding alpha-amylase family glycosyl hydrolase, with the protein MLTADLAEKTRGGMGAIPYGAGVAFRVWAPHANAVYVTGSFNNWSPDSHPMTKEEGGYWYANISAAAIGNEYRYRIVNGGKQFLRCDPYARQVVSSIGNSIVHDPNFDWAGDDFHLPAVNELVIYEMHLGTFHNDQDEKSDKFAEVVQKVEYLKQLGVNVIEVMPLAEFPGSLSWGYNPACVFAIESDYGGPVGLKRFVKGMHQAGIGVILDVVYNHFGPSDLDLWQFDGWSENGRGGIYFYNDWHADTPWGSTRPDYGRQEVRQFIRDNAMMWLEEYHLDGLRLDMTLFMRNVHGNGDTNGDLPDGWSLIQWINRDVRQNFPGRITIAEDLQTDDRLTKPVDQGGAGFTAQWGARFVHPIRAAVITPDDKQRSLDSVRRAIEGRYNGDPFQRVIYSESHDEIANGKSRVASEIDPHNPESWAAQKRSTLAAALVLTSPGIPMLFQGQEFLEDGWFQDSVPLDWHKSEEFSGLVRMYRDLIQLRLNRFGTTRGLTGSGLNTFHQNQAENVIAFHRWHQGGPGDDVIVVVNLSHQAHEGYKLGFPAPGTWRLRLNSDWNGYSRGFGNQSASDANAGMESQDMGPNPRVEVRDGFPAVGTVNIGPYTVLIFSQDKSVV; encoded by the coding sequence ATGTTAACTGCAGATTTGGCCGAGAAAACCCGCGGCGGAATGGGCGCCATACCGTATGGAGCCGGCGTGGCTTTCCGCGTTTGGGCGCCGCACGCAAATGCGGTGTATGTGACAGGCTCTTTCAATAACTGGTCGCCCGATTCACACCCGATGACGAAGGAGGAAGGCGGCTACTGGTATGCGAATATCTCTGCAGCCGCTATCGGTAACGAATATCGTTATCGCATTGTGAACGGCGGAAAGCAATTCTTGCGCTGCGACCCATATGCTCGTCAGGTTGTGAGTTCGATCGGTAACTCCATCGTTCATGACCCAAACTTTGACTGGGCTGGAGACGACTTCCACCTCCCTGCGGTCAACGAACTCGTGATTTATGAAATGCACTTGGGGACCTTTCATAATGACCAGGACGAGAAGTCGGATAAGTTTGCCGAAGTTGTCCAGAAAGTCGAGTATCTCAAGCAATTAGGGGTAAACGTCATCGAAGTGATGCCTTTAGCCGAGTTCCCAGGCAGCTTGTCGTGGGGATACAACCCAGCTTGCGTATTCGCCATCGAATCCGATTACGGCGGCCCCGTTGGTCTGAAGCGGTTTGTCAAAGGCATGCATCAGGCCGGAATCGGGGTGATCCTGGATGTAGTCTATAACCACTTTGGACCGAGCGACTTAGACCTGTGGCAATTTGATGGTTGGAGTGAAAACGGGCGGGGGGGCATCTATTTTTACAACGATTGGCACGCAGATACCCCCTGGGGCTCAACTCGCCCCGACTATGGTCGTCAGGAAGTACGACAGTTCATACGCGATAACGCAATGATGTGGCTGGAGGAATATCACCTCGACGGTCTGCGACTCGACATGACGCTGTTTATGCGCAATGTGCATGGCAACGGTGATACAAACGGCGACTTACCGGATGGCTGGAGTCTGATCCAGTGGATTAATCGCGACGTACGACAAAATTTTCCCGGTCGCATCACCATTGCCGAGGACTTGCAAACTGACGATCGACTAACGAAGCCTGTGGATCAGGGAGGCGCAGGGTTTACGGCACAATGGGGAGCTCGATTCGTGCATCCCATTCGAGCGGCCGTCATCACACCTGACGACAAACAGCGGTCCTTAGACAGTGTTCGTCGCGCCATCGAAGGCCGCTACAACGGCGACCCGTTTCAACGAGTCATCTATAGCGAGTCGCATGATGAAATCGCGAACGGAAAGTCCCGAGTCGCTTCGGAAATCGACCCGCACAATCCCGAAAGCTGGGCGGCCCAGAAACGCTCCACCCTGGCTGCAGCCCTCGTGCTCACGTCCCCCGGCATTCCGATGCTATTTCAAGGCCAAGAGTTTCTCGAAGATGGCTGGTTTCAGGATTCAGTCCCGCTCGACTGGCACAAGTCGGAGGAGTTTAGCGGACTCGTGCGGATGTATCGAGACTTGATTCAGTTGCGTCTCAACAGGTTCGGGACGACACGCGGTTTGACGGGGTCGGGACTGAACACATTTCATCAGAATCAGGCCGAGAATGTCATCGCTTTTCATCGCTGGCACCAAGGGGGCCCCGGCGACGACGTAATTGTCGTCGTAAATCTCTCCCATCAAGCTCACGAAGGCTACAAGCTGGGATTTCCCGCACCGGGAACTTGGAGATTGCGACTGAACAGCGATTGGAACGGTTATAGCCGCGGCTTCGGAAACCAATCAGCCTCCGATGCGAACGCTGGAATGGAATCGCAAGATATGGGTCCAAACCCGCGCGTGGAGGTACGCGATGGGTTTCCTGCGGTGGGAACCGTGAACATCGGCCCCTATACGGTGTTAATTTTCTCGCAAGACAAATCCGTGGTATGA
- a CDS encoding BON domain-containing protein produces the protein MVNEADAELAHQVKRSLNTNRSGFQRIDVQVDAGAVRLTGLVRSYFLRQVAVSITKQVSGVRQVLDELAVDCNEGAHCTH, from the coding sequence ATGGTCAACGAGGCAGATGCCGAGTTGGCACACCAGGTGAAGCGCTCTCTGAACACGAATCGTAGCGGCTTCCAGCGAATCGATGTCCAAGTTGATGCCGGGGCAGTCCGGCTCACAGGCTTAGTCCGCTCGTACTTCCTGCGACAGGTCGCGGTTTCGATTACAAAGCAGGTGAGTGGAGTACGACAAGTTTTGGATGAGCTCGCGGTCGATTGTAATGAGGGTGCGCACTGCACCCATTAA
- a CDS encoding DUF3309 family protein, producing MIGTVLIVLLILFLLGALPTWPHSRSWGYGPTGGLGLVLIIVIILILLGRI from the coding sequence ATGATTGGCACAGTCTTGATCGTGCTTTTGATCCTGTTTCTGCTGGGTGCGTTGCCTACTTGGCCGCACAGTCGCAGCTGGGGCTACGGCCCGACTGGTGGCCTAGGGTTGGTGCTCATCATCGTGATCATCCTGATACTTTTGGGCAGAATCTGA
- a CDS encoding AI-2E family transporter — translation MFASIAVVIGALYLAKGILVPFTLAVLFSFLLSPVCDWLERRKLGRIPAVLVTTTLGFVVLAIVAWMAAIQIANFAPRIPEYRENIEAKLSSVNEFAAAALSKVTSSAEQMGRNLSPSGPARPPQGTDEQPFSVRVLSAPASPWQVFGGMFGTLLEVLGTTGIVIVFVIFFLLRRDDLRDRFIHLAGKSHVTMTTQMLEDAGTRVSRYLVILFSLNVTFGICVGVGLYFIGVPNAVLWGILAGLLRFIPYLGPWIAAVMPIALSMAISTGWVATILTVLLFLLLELFNNNLLEPWLYGKNTGVSPVAVMLAALFWTWLWGPVGLLLATPLTVCVLVVGKHVPQLAFLDILLGNEPVFEPKLHFYQRLLAGDQEEAAELFETYLEHQPLAQVYDTVLIPALAMAETDWQLGELNEGKHKFILQSLQELIHDRDDVQLQLPAAEQISDPSKFSILCLPARNEADEVTSLMLTQVLEKTGCRVDSVSVTSLAEEVVVHVDQRKPDVICVSATPPAAVMHARHLCKRLRARFPKVQLIVGLWHSQADLAKARERIGCGAIVASALAEAQEQVRLLIQPHKANSPQLVNANDKPL, via the coding sequence ATGTTCGCCTCGATCGCCGTTGTGATCGGGGCTCTGTATTTGGCCAAAGGGATACTTGTTCCCTTTACGCTCGCGGTGCTGTTCAGTTTCTTGTTGAGCCCGGTGTGTGATTGGCTGGAGCGGCGAAAGCTAGGTCGAATCCCGGCAGTCTTGGTGACGACCACTTTGGGCTTTGTCGTCTTAGCAATCGTCGCCTGGATGGCAGCCATTCAGATTGCCAATTTTGCCCCCAGAATTCCCGAGTACCGGGAAAACATCGAGGCCAAACTATCTTCGGTGAACGAATTTGCCGCCGCCGCGCTGAGCAAGGTAACAAGTTCCGCCGAACAAATGGGCCGAAATCTCTCGCCATCAGGCCCGGCCCGCCCACCTCAAGGAACGGATGAACAACCCTTCTCCGTCCGGGTTCTTTCCGCGCCAGCCAGTCCCTGGCAGGTCTTTGGTGGTATGTTCGGCACCCTGCTGGAAGTGTTAGGGACGACCGGAATCGTCATCGTGTTCGTGATCTTCTTCTTGCTCCGGCGCGACGACCTCCGCGACCGATTCATCCACTTGGCTGGTAAGAGCCATGTAACCATGACCACGCAGATGCTGGAGGATGCCGGCACTCGGGTCAGTCGTTATCTCGTCATTCTATTCTCTCTCAATGTCACTTTTGGCATTTGTGTCGGCGTCGGACTGTACTTCATCGGTGTACCCAACGCCGTCCTGTGGGGAATTTTGGCCGGCTTATTGCGGTTCATTCCCTATCTCGGTCCGTGGATCGCGGCTGTGATGCCGATTGCTCTGTCGATGGCAATCTCGACCGGCTGGGTAGCCACAATCTTGACGGTATTGTTGTTCCTCTTGCTTGAGCTCTTCAACAACAACCTCCTGGAGCCCTGGCTCTATGGCAAGAATACCGGCGTGTCGCCGGTGGCGGTCATGTTGGCAGCGCTTTTTTGGACGTGGCTGTGGGGACCGGTGGGATTACTCTTGGCGACTCCCCTGACTGTTTGCGTGTTGGTTGTCGGCAAGCACGTTCCTCAATTGGCCTTTCTGGATATTCTCCTCGGCAATGAGCCTGTCTTTGAGCCGAAGCTGCACTTCTATCAGCGTCTGCTGGCGGGAGATCAGGAAGAGGCTGCCGAGTTGTTCGAGACGTATCTGGAGCACCAACCGCTTGCCCAAGTCTACGACACGGTGCTCATACCGGCACTGGCGATGGCTGAAACGGATTGGCAGCTCGGCGAACTTAATGAGGGCAAGCACAAGTTCATTTTGCAGAGTCTGCAGGAACTGATCCACGACCGAGATGATGTTCAGCTACAACTGCCTGCAGCAGAGCAAATCAGCGATCCATCAAAGTTTAGCATCCTCTGCCTGCCCGCGCGCAATGAGGCCGATGAAGTTACCTCCCTTATGCTGACACAAGTACTGGAGAAAACAGGCTGCCGTGTGGATTCCGTGTCGGTAACATCATTGGCTGAAGAGGTGGTCGTCCATGTCGATCAGCGCAAACCAGATGTAATCTGTGTTTCCGCCACGCCTCCCGCTGCCGTGATGCACGCTCGTCACCTGTGCAAGCGTCTTCGGGCTCGATTTCCCAAGGTGCAACTCATCGTAGGATTGTGGCACTCCCAAGCCGACCTGGCCAAGGCCCGAGAACGCATCGGTTGTGGCGCCATCGTCGCTTCGGCGTTGGCTGAGGCACAGGAACAGGTTCGCCTGCTGATCCAGCCGCATAAGGCCAACTCACCTCAGCTGGTAAATGCGAATGATAAACCTCTCTAA
- the trhA gene encoding PAQR family membrane homeostasis protein TrhA: MSELIATSEPNPSQGEEIANSVSHAVGVIAALVAGPLLIIQASEHGKPWGLSSAIVFVTSILVMYATSTLYHALPQSSAKRFFRTLEHCAIFLLIAGTYTPFTLVALRGAWGWAIFGIVWTLATMGIFLQWVGQTNRRWLPGVLYLGLAWVIVLAIRPLSLHLSHAGLMWLLAGGVAYTAGMAFFAAKWVPYFHFVWHLFVLAGTTCHFIAIWQYVI, encoded by the coding sequence GTGAGCGAGCTAATCGCAACCTCTGAACCCAACCCATCACAGGGCGAGGAGATTGCTAACAGCGTGAGCCATGCAGTGGGTGTGATTGCTGCTTTGGTTGCCGGGCCGCTACTTATCATTCAGGCTAGCGAACACGGCAAACCATGGGGCCTGAGCAGTGCGATCGTCTTTGTGACGAGCATTCTCGTGATGTACGCGACATCGACGCTCTATCATGCGCTGCCGCAGAGCAGTGCCAAACGATTCTTTCGTACCCTGGAGCACTGCGCGATCTTTCTGCTCATCGCTGGCACCTATACACCGTTCACGCTGGTCGCACTCCGCGGAGCATGGGGCTGGGCGATTTTTGGCATCGTTTGGACACTGGCCACCATGGGGATTTTCCTCCAGTGGGTGGGTCAGACGAATCGCCGTTGGCTGCCGGGCGTGCTCTATTTGGGATTGGCCTGGGTCATCGTGCTCGCCATTCGGCCACTCTCGCTCCATTTGTCCCACGCAGGTCTAATGTGGTTGCTCGCCGGTGGTGTTGCCTACACCGCGGGCATGGCATTCTTTGCTGCGAAGTGGGTTCCGTATTTCCATTTCGTCTGGCACTTATTCGTCCTGGCAGGAACTACCTGCCACTTCATCGCAATTTGGCAATATGTGATCTAA
- a CDS encoding CsbD family protein — MSGKTDVIKGRIKEAAGVLTGNEKLRQQGKTDQAVGKTKQAVQKVADTVKSAVKKVTE, encoded by the coding sequence ATGAGCGGTAAAACAGACGTGATTAAAGGGCGAATCAAAGAAGCAGCCGGGGTTCTGACCGGCAACGAGAAGCTGCGCCAGCAAGGCAAGACCGACCAGGCCGTGGGAAAGACCAAGCAGGCAGTTCAGAAGGTCGCCGACACGGTCAAGAGCGCCGTGAAAAAAGTGACCGAGTAG
- a CDS encoding cupin domain-containing protein encodes MRGFIQDIEELTVKNENFRQVLYTAKNCQLVLMALKPKEEIGAEVHTLDQFFRVEEGTGEAVLDGVRTPIRAGFAVVVPAGANHNIINTGKDPMKLYTLYSPPNHRDGVVHHTRAEAEADNEHFDGKTSELQLTNKDNGLQKS; translated from the coding sequence ATGAGGGGATTTATACAAGACATCGAGGAACTTACCGTCAAGAATGAAAACTTTCGGCAAGTGTTGTATACGGCTAAGAACTGTCAATTGGTCCTCATGGCTCTCAAGCCCAAGGAGGAGATCGGGGCGGAAGTCCATACGCTCGACCAGTTCTTTCGCGTCGAGGAAGGGACCGGTGAAGCGGTGCTCGATGGCGTGCGAACTCCGATCCGAGCCGGCTTTGCGGTTGTAGTGCCGGCTGGAGCCAATCACAACATCATCAATACCGGCAAGGATCCGATGAAGCTGTACACTCTTTATTCGCCGCCGAATCATCGCGATGGCGTCGTCCACCACACGCGCGCTGAAGCCGAAGCCGATAATGAACACTTCGACGGGAAAACGTCAGAATTGCAATTAACCAACAAAGACAACGGGTTGCAAAAGTCCTAA
- a CDS encoding lmo0937 family membrane protein yields MLWTLLLILLLMWALGLGVGVGGNLIHILLVVALVVLVVNLLQGRRALG; encoded by the coding sequence ATGTTGTGGACACTTTTGCTAATTCTGTTGTTGATGTGGGCCTTGGGACTTGGGGTTGGTGTCGGCGGCAACCTGATCCACATCCTCCTCGTCGTTGCACTGGTGGTGCTAGTCGTCAATCTGCTGCAAGGGCGGCGAGCGCTTGGTTGA
- a CDS encoding MBL fold metallo-hydrolase, protein MIKLGFYGAAGEVTGSCYVLTTDRARVMIDMGMHQGEREADDHNRRMPPIDPAQLDAVVLTHAHLDHCGRLPLLNKNGYRGRIHCTDATADVTAIILRDSAGIQAEDCLRFNRRLRRGEEPCQEPLYSVPETEQTLRQLSAVGYDQVTAIADGISIKFIDAGHILGAASVQMIVQDGSRTITFVFSGDVGVSGSPILRDPTTPLPADVVILESTYGDRDHKPLDKTRDELLAILKDAQSVGGKVLIPAFAVGRTQDLVFHIGEFLREGKLPSVRVYVDSPMATSVSDLYARHKDVYDERATQLLADHMLPLSFPGLIYTRTVEESKRLNETRGSMVIISARGMCTGGRIMHHLYHDLGNPETHVVIAGYQGQGTLGRRLVDGARTVNIFREAIPVRAKVHTLGGFSAHAGQSALLT, encoded by the coding sequence ATGATCAAACTCGGTTTCTACGGTGCTGCGGGCGAAGTGACCGGCTCGTGCTATGTGCTTACGACCGATCGTGCCCGGGTGATGATCGACATGGGCATGCACCAGGGAGAGCGAGAGGCCGACGATCACAATCGACGAATGCCTCCTATCGACCCCGCCCAGTTGGATGCAGTTGTTCTTACACATGCCCACCTGGATCACTGCGGCCGCCTGCCGTTGCTGAACAAGAACGGGTATCGAGGGAGAATTCACTGTACGGACGCCACGGCGGATGTCACCGCCATCATTCTGCGCGATTCCGCCGGAATCCAAGCTGAGGATTGCCTGCGCTTCAACCGCCGGCTTCGCCGCGGAGAGGAACCCTGCCAAGAACCACTCTATAGTGTGCCAGAGACCGAGCAGACTCTGCGACAACTTTCGGCCGTAGGCTATGATCAGGTGACAGCGATCGCTGATGGGATCTCCATCAAGTTTATCGACGCGGGACACATTCTCGGCGCTGCTAGCGTGCAGATGATTGTGCAAGACGGATCGCGCACGATCACCTTTGTGTTCTCGGGTGATGTAGGAGTGTCTGGATCGCCCATTCTGCGTGATCCCACGACACCACTGCCTGCGGACGTGGTAATCCTCGAATCGACCTACGGTGACCGCGATCATAAGCCGCTCGATAAGACTCGCGACGAGTTGCTCGCGATTCTCAAAGACGCTCAGTCCGTAGGAGGCAAAGTTCTAATCCCTGCGTTCGCCGTCGGCCGAACTCAGGATCTCGTCTTTCATATCGGCGAGTTTCTCCGGGAAGGCAAGCTCCCGAGCGTTCGTGTCTATGTCGACAGCCCAATGGCCACGTCGGTTTCTGACCTCTATGCCCGCCACAAAGACGTGTACGACGAACGAGCCACACAACTGCTAGCCGATCACATGTTGCCGCTGAGTTTTCCCGGGCTGATCTATACTCGGACGGTCGAGGAATCGAAGCGACTCAACGAGACGAGGGGTTCGATGGTCATCATTTCCGCCCGTGGAATGTGCACCGGTGGCCGCATCATGCACCACCTATACCATGATCTTGGCAATCCTGAGACCCACGTGGTCATCGCCGGCTATCAAGGGCAAGGAACGCTGGGTCGTCGGCTGGTGGATGGCGCTCGGACCGTGAACATTTTTCGCGAAGCAATTCCAGTCCGCGCCAAGGTCCACACGCTGGGCGGCTTCTCAGCGCACGCCGGTCAGTCTGCATTGCTCACCTGA
- a CDS encoding VIT1/CCC1 transporter family protein, whose protein sequence is MRALHLETHRTDRIGWLRAAVLGANDGIVSTASLVVGVAAANTANSDILVTGVAGLVAGAMSMAAGEYVSVSSQADTEQADLSRERQELATDNQNEREELAGIYVKRGLDASLAKQVANQLMAHDALTAHARDELGISDITTARPVQAAFASAATFAVGAAMPLLAALVTPRVALIPVVISTSILFLALLGGFGAYVGGAPVVKAALRVTFWGVLAMALTAGVGALFGASI, encoded by the coding sequence TTGAGAGCATTACACCTAGAGACACATCGCACCGATCGTATTGGCTGGCTGCGTGCGGCAGTTCTCGGCGCCAATGATGGGATTGTCTCCACGGCAAGTCTCGTCGTCGGTGTGGCCGCAGCCAACACAGCGAATAGCGACATCCTGGTTACAGGCGTCGCCGGTCTAGTGGCGGGTGCCATGTCAATGGCGGCCGGTGAGTATGTGTCCGTTAGTTCGCAAGCGGATACGGAGCAAGCGGACCTTTCGCGAGAACGCCAGGAACTCGCGACAGACAATCAGAACGAACGGGAAGAGTTGGCCGGGATCTACGTGAAGCGAGGACTCGACGCGTCCTTGGCAAAACAGGTCGCGAATCAACTAATGGCTCACGACGCGTTAACTGCTCATGCCCGAGACGAACTCGGCATTTCAGACATAACGACAGCCAGGCCCGTGCAGGCGGCCTTCGCCTCGGCGGCTACTTTCGCCGTCGGTGCAGCGATGCCACTGCTGGCGGCGCTCGTCACCCCTAGAGTTGCCTTAATCCCGGTGGTCATCAGCACGTCGATTCTGTTCCTCGCACTCTTGGGCGGATTTGGGGCCTACGTCGGCGGCGCGCCGGTGGTTAAAGCCGCACTGCGGGTCACTTTTTGGGGCGTGCTCGCCATGGCGCTCACCGCGGGTGTAGGTGCTCTATTCGGAGCGAGCATTTGA